In Lagenorhynchus albirostris chromosome 1, mLagAlb1.1, whole genome shotgun sequence, the sequence TCACGTGCAtgccaaagtttgagaaccactgccttaaaaCTCCCCTGGGTAAGATTATGAAGCTGGAGATGGGAGAACGCCTGAGGAGTTGTGGGCAGGGAACAAAGTTGAAGGAGGAATGAATCTGAGTTGGGAACTGGTGAAGACACTTAGCCTAGAAGATTTCTTCAGCCCCTCTTGAACTGGGGATCCTCCAAAGAAACACTGTCTCCCAGGAGATCAAAGTAAATCACGGAAGGAAAGGGCCTCGGGAACAGGGCTTACAAGAAGGCGAATTTGTCCTTGGACAGCTTTGCCGAAACAAAGCCATTGTCTTGATAGGGGATGAGGAGCCACTGTTTTCTGGGTTGGGTGCTATCTAAATATAGACACCAGCCTGTCAAGGCAAGAAAATCATCTGGAATTTCATCTGAGTTGCCATGACTACCAGCTGATGTAACTGAGCTTCTCTGTGCTGCTCTGGACCAGTCTGGCAGTCAGGTGAAGCTCATCGTTCTCATTTGCAGTGACAGCTTAATTACCTTGGATATCGTTTTTGCATAACTTATTCAACTTGTAAAGTTGGGCTTTTGCATTCAGACAGACCTTAGTTTGAATCCTAGTTCTGCCATATGCGCCCATGTCTCTGACCATGGAGTGGAAGGGTATTAAGGGATGGGTCTGTGGTCTTGGAAGGTGTGTCCTACCTATTCCTGCAGCTAACTCAGAAGAGTTGGGGAGCAAGCCAGCAGCTCCCTGGTTAAGAGAACCCAGATTCCTGGGTAACTGATGCCTGCACGTCCAAGAGGGAACTGCAGTGTAGGCAGCTGGCTATTCTTATCAAGCTCCAGTAAGCAATTCCCATTagtttaaaatagaaatgttgCAGTTGGGGAGAAGTAGAGTTATAGGCTGAAATATTAACTGTCGCAGAGGACTGACTGCTGGGTCTCTTTTCACTTTGGAAAAGTGGTACCTCTCCAGTCTTCTGAGAGTTTTGAACACATTGGCCAATCTTCAAGTcatcctctgtgctctgagaTTATGAAGGGGGTTATTGTAGTTTCCAAGCTACTAATAGAGGAAGCTAAAGGGAAGAGGGGTAGTGGCAGACAGGGTGTGTGTTTATCCTGGGCCTAGAGACAGGACTTGGGTCTCCTGAAGCTAGGCTAATGCTGTGTCCTAGACCATGCTTTGTCCCACATTTGAATCTGGAAGCTTCCATTTTCATATGTGGCCCACATAATCCAGTctggattatatttttaaagttggttAGCAAGTCCTGGCTCAGTGACGGGGAGGGTCTGGGGAAGCTCTGCCTTAGTGTTCTTTATGTTCGACAGCTTTAGAATACATTCTAATCAGCCCTCATTGGTTTTGTTTTCGCCTTCTGTGCAGATCTGGAGCCCATACAAGCAGCCAGGATGTACCGGAGATCTGGATGGTCGGATTGAGGATGATTCTCGCTGTCTCTATACCCACGAAGAGTACATCAGCCTTGTCCTGAACAGTGGGAGTGGCCTGTCCCACGACTACGCCAACCAGTCTGTGCAGGAAGACCCCCGGATGATGGCCTTCTTTGACTCCCTGGTGCGTCGCGAGATCGAGGGCTGGAGCTCCGACTCAGACAGCGACCTCAGCGAAAGCACCATCCTCCAGCTGCACGCAGGGGTCAGCGAGCGTTCGGGCTACACCGACTCCGAGTCCTCGGCCTCGCTGCCCCGCTCCCCTCCGCCCACAGTGGATGAGTCTGCTGACAGCGCCTTCCACCTGGGGCCCCTGCGGGTCACTGCCACAAATGTGGTGGCTTCAACTCCGCCACCGCCCACGTGCGAGGATGCCACCACTCGCCAGCAGCGCCTGTCTGCCCTGCGGCGCTACCAGGACAAACGCCTCCTGGCTCTTTCCAACGAGTCCGATTCAGAAGAGAACGCCTGTGAGGTTGAACTGGACACAGATCTCTTCCCCCGGCCACGGTCTCCCAGCCCTGAAGACGAGTCCAGCAGCTCCGGCAGCCCCAGCAGCTCCGAGGATGAGGAGGAGCTGAATGAACGGCGAGCGTCCACCCGGCAGCGGAACGCCATGCGGCGCCGGCAGAAGATGCCTCGAGAggagaggcctggtgccccgacCAAGCCCACTGACACCTGCATTGGAGAAGACAACTATGATTACCCCCAGATCAAAGTAGATGACCTCtcttcttcccccacctcctctcctgagCGGAACACGTCCACTCTGGAGATTCAGCCAAGCCGAGCATCGCCAACTTCCGACATAGAGTCAGTTGAGCGCAAGATCTATAAAGCTTACAAGTGGCTCCGCTACTCCTATATCTCCTACTCAAATAACAAAGAGGGAGAGAGCTCGCTTGTGTCTGGGGAGGCAGATGAAGGGAGAGCAGGAACCAGCCACAAAGACAACCCAGCCCCTTCTTCCAGTAAGGAAGCCTGTCTAAACACGACCATGGCCCAGAGGAGCCAGGACCTGCCCCCCGCAGGCCACAGCAAGGACGCTTTTAAAGAAGGGACTTCTGCCATAAATCCCAGCAATGGCCCAGGCCATGAGCCCAGCGGTCACCCTTGGGCTGAGGCACCAGAGGACACCTCTCAGGACACGAGTAACACTGGTGGCTCTGTAGAACACTCTTTTGAGACCAAGAAGCTCAATGGAAAGGCCCTGAGCAAGGCCCTGAGCAGCCGGGCTGAGGAGCCAccctcccctcctgtccccaAGGCATCTGGCTCCGCTCTCAGCAGCGGGTCTGGCAACTGTCTGAGGACCCAGTCTGATGACAGTGAGGAGAGGAGCCTCGAAACCATCTGTGCCAACCACAACAATGGGCGCTTACACCCCCGGCCCCCTCATCCCCACAGCAACGGGCAGAGCTTTGGGGAGCTGGAGGCGGTGGCCTGCTCGTCCCCAGGACGTTCGGACACTGATCATGATAACTTGTCCCTGACGGCGATGCTCCTACACAAAGATTGTTGTGGGTCTGAAATGACCTGTGAGACCCCCAGTGCTGGAACGAGAGAGGACCCCACTGACCCCCCAGACACAGACAGCAGCAGGGCTGTTCATGGCCATAGTGGCCTCAAAAGGCACCGAATCGAATTGGAAGACACAGATTCGGAGAATTCCTCctcagagaagaaattaaaaacatgataaatacaaagggaaaacaaaaagctaCGAAAAGtagctttataaaaatttttaaatcctgtttagtgaacacagaggaaaggaaaaatagtatTAAAGGCACATAAAACCAGGGCCTGAAGTTTTGTGTCTGATGCTGCTCCCTTCTATTCAACAATGGGTCTGATGTTTAGCTGGCCACTGGCTGTGCTGTGTTAAGAAAGGGAAACAAATCCAAGTGACTCCTTTCTAGTAAGACTTGAGCATAGTGTACCTGTGCAGATTCTGTTAAAGTAAATCCTCGTTGAGATGTTTGACTTGTTCTTGTGTGTGTGCGCTGGCATGTGTGAGCTCATTGTCtcagacttttctttcttttctccatcagAAAGGATCTGTGGATCTGTATTTTCTGCCATCTCACCCCATTTACATGCCATAGGTGTTCTGGTCTTAATAATGAGTGCCTGCTAAATCAGGTTGTGTTGCCAGTGAGTAGTGGATTTATGCTGAAAGAATGGAGACGAGACTGGAAATAGACCTTCAGCCCACTGGCTGTGCTGGAAAGGAAAGCATGGTTCCTTTCTTAAAGAAATCTTCCATGTTTTCTCAGTAGCACTTCTTCGTTGATCATTTAATGTAGACGTACTAAAAGTGGAGCGTTTTTAATGCTAATGAGAGGTTAGCACTTAAGATCAGATTTGAGAGAACATAGATAGACCCCTGATAAATTTCACTGGTTGCAAATTGAGCGATGGCGCAATACCATACTGTAGGGAGGCCATAAAATATGACTAGTTATGGGTAACACTTTAACAAGTTAGGTGCTAGTTCCTATGAGGCACTCAGAAAGCCAGCAGGCTCTTCCTGACCGCGTGTGGTGGCATCTAGGCGTATTGAAAGAACGGGAAAGACAGCTCTCGAGAGATTTGTGCTCAGACTACTAAAGTGAATGTTATAGGTGTGTTAATGAAGAAGTATAGGAAAGGGCAGAGTATGGTACTGCCTTCATTTAGTTCAACCCAAAATGGTCAGAATTGGTGGAACTGGCATCTTCCCTCAGGCTTGCTGTCCACAGAGACTGTGGTGTTCTGACTGGATCTTGCAGAGCAGGAGGCATCTCGAAGTAACAGATTCTTATTGAGTAGGTCTGTTAGGAGGCAGAGAGTATGGAGAGAGGAGTCACTGGCTCTGTTTCATTAAGGTAGATAAAGATTGAGAGAGGAAAAGACCAGGAGCCTTTCAGCATTGCAGTGGTGGTCACACTCACTTGGATATTAATGAAGGCCTGTACAAGACGGGAAGACCTAGGATGACAGATACCTTGTTGGCGTGGATGTCATGAAAAGGCAGGAGAATACTGGGAagaaatgagggagagagagaacactACAACTTTCTTGAGCACAAAGGTGCTAGACAATTAGGAGACCAGCGGCACTGGCTTAGAGAGGACCTAGCATGTGACTGGTGTGGCCTCACTGATCCAGCGTTCTTTTTAGGGAAGGACCCGTCCTACTGGAACTGGGACCAAGGGGAGACAGCCTGTGGAGGATGATGACTTGGGTGAATTTAGTCACTGGGGGAAGGGGGGTTATTTATAAAGGAAGGTTGTTGATCTAAGCCAAAAGGAGATATCACCTTGCTAAGCTTTGTTAAAAGAAAGATGTGCCTGGTGTGTGTGATGTGACTTGGGTGTAAAAACATTGGCTTAGGAGAAGGAGACCAAGGAGTGTGAGTAGCAGTGGGGATGCTTACAAGTTAACAACTGTAATCTCAGTTTTACAGTTTTACGGGGAGTGGGAAAGTGATTCTGTAACCATTAGAATTACTTTAATCTGTAATCAAAACGGTTCTATGATTTGTCTTTGACTATTCACAGATAATTGTAAATTCTGGTTTTATAAGCCCAAGtcattttacatttgcttttccaaaatttattaaattggaattttttaatcctttatatacaaaaaaaaaaaaaagatataatcacTCAGTGTGtgtttctcttccccttcctagTCAGCATTCCCCTTCccagtctttttgttttatattatttaatctaGTCAGTAGCTAGCCACTTCTGACTTCTCTAAGGACAATCCGCATATCTTTCTGGAGAAGAAGTAAAGTTCCGCTGGGAACTAGCCACTTGGTAGTTACTGTTCCCAAATGCAGAACTTGGTCTTTTCATGTTAAGAGCCGTTATCTCATTTGGGTACTCAAAAGAGAAGTCAAAGTTCATTCTGGTTCAACTTTAGTATCCAAGAAAGACATTTTTAGCAAGGATGGCTTCCATCCTTGGGAGACATCCCAGGTTCAGCTTCCAAGAGATAGGCCCCACAGCATACCCACAGAAGCAGGCTGAGGAGTGCTTGTCTCTGTAGCCATTCCACTCTCATTTCCAGAAATCTTCTTTCTGATCATGGAGAGATCAGAAGTGGTAGTTCCTGCCACTACCACTTCCAGGGTCCCTTCGCCTAAACTTGAGACGCCAACTTTGGAggcacatttaatcctcagattCTTCCATGATAGGTATTTTTACTAACAGGGCAGATGGCACTGATTAGGTTATGAGCTATTCAAAAGTGcctcttacagtttttttcctgcatcctgtacataaaattttaagtggCTGGTCCAGATTTATAAAACCTTCCCTCCACTTTATTTTCCACCTGGTTTTGTAAATGATTCCCATGTCTCTAGGACAACAGGTAAATGAGTTAAATGAATAGTGGGCTTGGGGCAAAAGAAGGTTGCAACTGCGCTTGATTTACTAAGCCCGGAGTCCCTTGTTTGTCAAGGTGCCTTCCTCTGCTGAAGCCTTACCTCCTCACAAGCCCCGCCTCTCTCCCAGCAACGCTAGCTCTTCTCTTGTGTATATGCAAATAAACCTATTATTCACTTCTAAtggcttcctcttctcttccaggGAAGACTTGGTTGCTTAGACACCcctcctccttcatttctttcctgttttaattCTTGCCTAATTGAAAACTTGATTCAGAGCCACACTGAAGACTAGAAGAAAAACTGCGGTGCACTACATCTATGCCAATGATCATTGTCACTTCTAGGTGTTGGGACAAAGGTTACATTGGGACAACAACATTTGGAGTAGGAGGAGGTACCTAACTGGTCTCCTTCACCAGACTTAGACAGACTCAGGATAGTGAAATCCTGGAATTGACTCTTATTAGCTGGAACTGAGGGAATGATGCAGTGAAATGACATTACAAACAGCCTCCAAAGAATTATGTTTTCTCATGTTTCCAAATATCAAGTTGCTTTTCCTGCCCTGTCCCAGACATGCAttgcaaactttttttcttaacagaaagaaaaaaaaccccaccttatatatatatcctatcTGTAAAGCGGCCTCCTTCAGTTAACTGAAAAATTCTTGCCAAGCAAGACTCTTGTGAGGAAAATCTATGCTTCCAAAGGAAGACTGGCCTTCCCTTAGGGCCTAAGCAAGACGATGTGCCAGCGCTGAAATACTAAGGTGAGGTAAGGCTCGGTGAGTCCAGACTTGCCCACGGCAGCAGGATAAGGGCTTCGGACAAGCTGTATGGTTTCTCTCAGGTCGGGTGTTTCAGTCTAAGTGCTCGTTTGTCCTTGAGCACTCATACTAgagtaaaaataacatttaagtgGCTTGGAAGTAAATTTGAAATTCTTCAAAGAACAGTGCTTCCCACATGCAgcagaagaaaaatgtatatgaGAAGAAAATCTAAGCCATCTGCACCCTGATTGCAATTCACTGTTAGTACAAAGGTGGTAAGATGCTTCTCAGAATGGAGGCTGACAGGCAAAGGTAAACTTCACTGGGGCCAGCACTAATGTGGCCAGGGACAACAGGAGGAGTTGCTCAGTTCTGTTCACTCAACAGAGTTTACTTGAGCTGTGCAGAAGGATCCTGCAGTGCTTATCTACAAGACAGTCACGTTGTAAGGAAATCGGGTATCTAGTATTTCATATTAACTAAAATTGGGAAGTGACTCTTTTCTGGAGCCCAAAGCCATGAGCTAATGGAATATTCCAGCTGAAGTACAGAATGCTAGCTTTCAAGACTCCCTGTGTCTGGCTTTGTTAGTACCTCCACCAAGGCTGGAGAAAGGCAATAAAATACTAAGATATCTGGGTGCCAATCCAGATCCTTAAGCATGAGAGACGTTCTTGGGAACGTCTAGGGAAGCTGGCATGGAAGACATTCGGAGGGAAGGAGAATAGGAAGACTGCAATAGAAGGAATGAAATGCTAGGTGCCTTCAAACTGCTTTCCAGATCCACAGAACTAGTATTGAACATGCGATGGATTGGCCTTTAAAACACTAGGTCATAAAGATTCTTGAAAATCCCTaagtaagggaattccctggcagtccagtggttaggactctgctctttcactgctgagggcccgggttcgatccctggtcggggaactaagatcgtgaaaactgtgcagtgcagccaaaaaaaaaaatccccaagtaAATGCAGGATTGGTTTGGGAGAAATTCCCTTTGCTGGAATGCATAAATTCCATGAAATAACAATCATA encodes:
- the DCAF5 gene encoding DDB1- and CUL4-associated factor 5 isoform X4 produces the protein MMSKLSSMMLKEPFCLANYPSAFHSVMFNPVEPRLLATANSKEGVGLWDIRKPQSSLLRYGGNLSLQSAMSVRFNSNGTQLLALRRRLPPVLYDIHSRLPVFQFDNQGYFNSCTMKSCCFAGDRDQYILSGSDDFNLYMWRIPADPEAGGIGRVVNGAFMVLKGHRSIVNQVRFNPHTYMICSSGVEKIIKIWSPYKQPGCTGDLDGRIEDDSRCLYTHEEYISLVLNSGSGLSHDYANQSVQEDPRMMAFFDSLVRREIEGWSSDSDSDLSESTILQLHAGVSERSGYTDSESSASLPRSPPPTVDESADSAFHLGPLRVTATNVVASTPPPPTCEDATTRQQRLSALRRYQDKRLLALSNESDSEENACEVELDTDLFPRPRSPSPEDESSSSGSPSSSEDEEELNERRASTRQRNAMRRRQKMPREERPGAPTKPTDTCIGEDNYDYPQIKVDDLSSSPTSSPERNTSTLEIQPSRASPTSDIESVERKIYKAYKWLRYSYISYSNNKEGESSLVSGEADEGRAGTSHKDNPAPSSSKEACLNTTMAQRSQDLPPAGHSKDAFKEGTSAINPSNGPGHEPSGHPWAEAPEDTSQDTSNTGGSVEHSFETKKLNGKALSKALSSRAEEPPSPPVPKASGSALSSGSGNCLRTQSDDSEERSLETICANHNNGRLHPRPPHPHSNGQSFGELEAVACSSPGRSDTDHDNLSLTAMLLHKDCCGSEMTCETPSAGTREDPTDPPDTDSSRAVHGHSGLKRHRIELEDTDSENSSSEKKLKT
- the DCAF5 gene encoding DDB1- and CUL4-associated factor 5 isoform X2, whose product is MKRRAGLGDSMRSVVGFLSQRGLHGDPLLTQDFQRRRLRGCRNLYKKDLLGHFGCVNAIEFSNNGGQWLVSGNDEQVILHDVESSETLDVFAHEDAVYGLSVSPVNDNIFASSSDDGRVLIWDIRESPHGEPFCLANYPSAFHSVMFNPVEPRLLATANSKEGVGLWDIRKPQSSLLRYGGNLSLQSAMSVRFNSNGTQLLALRRRLPPVLYDIHSRLPVFQFDNQGYFNSCTMKSCCFAGDRDQYILSGSDDFNLYMWRIPADPEAGGIGRVVNGAFMVLKGHRSIVNQVRFNPHTYMICSSGVEKIIKIWSPYKQPGCTGDLDGRIEDDSRCLYTHEEYISLVLNSGSGLSHDYANQSVQEDPRMMAFFDSLVRREIEGWSSDSDSDLSESTILQLHAGVSERSGYTDSESSASLPRSPPPTVDESADSAFHLGPLRVTATNVVASTPPPPTCEDATTRQQRLSALRRYQDKRLLALSNESDSEENACEVELDTDLFPRPRSPSPEDESSSSGSPSSSEDEEELNERRASTRQRNAMRRRQKMPREERPGAPTKPTDTCIGEDNYDYPQIKVDDLSSSPTSSPERNTSTLEIQPSRASPTSDIESVERKIYKAYKWLRYSYISYSNNKEGESSLVSGEADEGRAGTSHKDNPAPSSSKEACLNTTMAQRSQDLPPAGHSKDAFKEGTSAINPSNGPGHEPSGHPWAEAPEDTSQDTSNTGGSVEHSFETKKLNGKALSKALSSRAEEPPSPPVPKASGSALSSGSGNCLRTQSDDSEERSLETICANHNNGRLHPRPPHPHSNGQSFGELEAVACSSPGRSDTDHDNLSLTAMLLHKDCCGSEMTCETPSAGTREDPTDPPDTDSSRAVHGHSGLKRHRIELEDTDSENSSSEKKLKT
- the DCAF5 gene encoding DDB1- and CUL4-associated factor 5 isoform X1; this encodes MKRRAGLGDSMRSVVGFLSQRGLHGDPLLTQDFQRRRLRGCRNLYKKDLLGHFGCVNAIEFSNNGGQWLVSGGDDRRVLLWHMEQAIHSRVKPIQLKGEHHSNIFCLAFNSGNTKVFSGGNDEQVILHDVESSETLDVFAHEDAVYGLSVSPVNDNIFASSSDDGRVLIWDIRESPHGEPFCLANYPSAFHSVMFNPVEPRLLATANSKEGVGLWDIRKPQSSLLRYGGNLSLQSAMSVRFNSNGTQLLALRRRLPPVLYDIHSRLPVFQFDNQGYFNSCTMKSCCFAGDRDQYILSGSDDFNLYMWRIPADPEAGGIGRVVNGAFMVLKGHRSIVNQVRFNPHTYMICSSGVEKIIKIWSPYKQPGCTGDLDGRIEDDSRCLYTHEEYISLVLNSGSGLSHDYANQSVQEDPRMMAFFDSLVRREIEGWSSDSDSDLSESTILQLHAGVSERSGYTDSESSASLPRSPPPTVDESADSAFHLGPLRVTATNVVASTPPPPTCEDATTRQQRLSALRRYQDKRLLALSNESDSEENACEVELDTDLFPRPRSPSPEDESSSSGSPSSSEDEEELNERRASTRQRNAMRRRQKMPREERPGAPTKPTDTCIGEDNYDYPQIKVDDLSSSPTSSPERNTSTLEIQPSRASPTSDIESVERKIYKAYKWLRYSYISYSNNKEGESSLVSGEADEGRAGTSHKDNPAPSSSKEACLNTTMAQRSQDLPPAGHSKDAFKEGTSAINPSNGPGHEPSGHPWAEAPEDTSQDTSNTGGSVEHSFETKKLNGKALSKALSSRAEEPPSPPVPKASGSALSSGSGNCLRTQSDDSEERSLETICANHNNGRLHPRPPHPHSNGQSFGELEAVACSSPGRSDTDHDNLSLTAMLLHKDCCGSEMTCETPSAGTREDPTDPPDTDSSRAVHGHSGLKRHRIELEDTDSENSSSEKKLKT
- the DCAF5 gene encoding DDB1- and CUL4-associated factor 5 isoform X3, with the protein product MEQAIHSRVKPIQLKGEHHSNIFCLAFNSGNTKVFSGGNDEQVILHDVESSETLDVFAHEDAVYGLSVSPVNDNIFASSSDDGRVLIWDIRESPHGEPFCLANYPSAFHSVMFNPVEPRLLATANSKEGVGLWDIRKPQSSLLRYGGNLSLQSAMSVRFNSNGTQLLALRRRLPPVLYDIHSRLPVFQFDNQGYFNSCTMKSCCFAGDRDQYILSGSDDFNLYMWRIPADPEAGGIGRVVNGAFMVLKGHRSIVNQVRFNPHTYMICSSGVEKIIKIWSPYKQPGCTGDLDGRIEDDSRCLYTHEEYISLVLNSGSGLSHDYANQSVQEDPRMMAFFDSLVRREIEGWSSDSDSDLSESTILQLHAGVSERSGYTDSESSASLPRSPPPTVDESADSAFHLGPLRVTATNVVASTPPPPTCEDATTRQQRLSALRRYQDKRLLALSNESDSEENACEVELDTDLFPRPRSPSPEDESSSSGSPSSSEDEEELNERRASTRQRNAMRRRQKMPREERPGAPTKPTDTCIGEDNYDYPQIKVDDLSSSPTSSPERNTSTLEIQPSRASPTSDIESVERKIYKAYKWLRYSYISYSNNKEGESSLVSGEADEGRAGTSHKDNPAPSSSKEACLNTTMAQRSQDLPPAGHSKDAFKEGTSAINPSNGPGHEPSGHPWAEAPEDTSQDTSNTGGSVEHSFETKKLNGKALSKALSSRAEEPPSPPVPKASGSALSSGSGNCLRTQSDDSEERSLETICANHNNGRLHPRPPHPHSNGQSFGELEAVACSSPGRSDTDHDNLSLTAMLLHKDCCGSEMTCETPSAGTREDPTDPPDTDSSRAVHGHSGLKRHRIELEDTDSENSSSEKKLKT